DNA sequence from the Gordonia polyisoprenivorans genome:
GTCATCGGGGGGTCACCTGCTTTCCCAGTGCGGTGAATTCGACGCTATCGGGTTACCCGCCGGTCGGGTCCGAAATCACGTAACCCTCAGGAAACGCTGCCCCCCGTCGCCGATGTGCCGGTGATGATCGAATCGTCGGAGTCCTTATCGGGCTCGGATCTCTTGCGGAACAAGCTGCTTGGCCACCAGATGCGGCTGCCGATGTCGAGGGACAGGGCGGGTACGAGCAGGGTCCGCACGATCAGTGTGTCGACGAGGACGCCGAAGGCCACGAGGAACGCGACCTGCGCGAGGAACAGCAGCGGGATCACCGCGAGGGCCGCGAAGGTGGCGGCGAGAACCACACCGGCAGAAGTGATGACGCCACCGGTAGAGGTCAACCCGCGGATGATGCCCGCGCGGGTACCGTGCCGGATCGACTCCTCACGCACCCGGGTCATCAAGAAGATGTTGTAGTCGATACCCAGTGCGACGAGGAACACGAACGCGAACAACGGGACCACCGGGTCGGCGCCGGGGAAACCGAAGGGGCCGTTGAAGAGCAGGGCCGCCACACCGAGCGTGGTCGCGAACGACAACACCGTGGTCGCCAGCAGCAACACCGGCGCGAGGATGCTGCGCAGCAACAGGATCAGCACCGCCAGCACGACGATGAGCACGATCGGGATGATCAGATTGCGATCGTGGATCGCGGTGGTGCGGGTGTCGAGGTCGACGGCCGTCGTACCACCGACCCTCGCGTCGGCCCCGGAGATCGCATGCACCTCGGTGCGGATGCGGTCGACGGTGTCCTGCGCGGCGAGGGACTCGGCGTTGTCCGACAGAGTGGCCTCCACCGCGACCTCGCCGTCGCGGACTACGGGCGCGCCGTTGCTGCTGAGCACACTGACCTGCGCGACACCGTCGACACCACGGGTCGCGGCGACGACCTCGTCGGCGCGATCGGCACGGGTGAGAATCCACGTCGGGGTGCCGGCACCGGCGTCGAAATGCTGTGCCTGCAGTTGCGCGCCGGCAACCGAATCGACGTCACCGAGGAAGAAGTCGGTCTGGGCGATGCCGTCGGCCTTGAACATCGGGGCGAACGACGCACCGATGACCAGCAGGATCAACGTTGCGATCCACACGGTACGGGGGCGCGTCGCGACCCACTGGGCGATCGTGTACCAGAAGCGATGGGTGTTCGAGGTGGCGTCGTCGAAGTCGGCGTTGGTGGCGCCGGACTTTGTGTTGTCGGAGTCGGAGTCGGGGTCGGTGTTCCCGGGTTCTGCGGTCTCGACCAGGTGCGGGCGCAACGGCCAGAACGCGGCTCCGCCGAGCAGGGCCAGTGCGGCCGGCAAGAAGGTCATCGACGCCAGGAACGAGGCGACGATCCCGAGGGCGGCGACCGGTCCGAGGCTGCGGTTGGAGTTGAGGTCGGAGAACAGCAGGCACAGCACGCCGAGAATGACCGTGCCCGCCGACGCCGACACCGGCTCGATGGTGGCCCGCCACGCCCGGCGTAGCGCCGTGTACTTGTCGGCGGTGTGCATCAGTTCCTCCCGGAACCGCGACACCAGCAGCAGCGCGTAGTCGGTGGCGGCGCCGAAGACCAGGATGAACAGGATGCCCTGGCTCTGCCCGTTGAGTTCGAGCCAGCCTTGATCGGCGGCGAAGTACACCGCCCCCGAGGCCAGACCGAGCGCGAAGACCGCCGAGATGAGCACGACGAACGGCAGGATCGGGCTGCGGTAGACGACGACGAGGATGAGCACGACGACGGCACCGGCCACCAGCAGCAGCAGACCGTCGATGCCGGCGAACGCCTCGCCGAGGTCGGCGACCTGCCCGGCCGGGCCGGTGACCTTGACCTCGAGGCCGTTGGGTGGATTGGCCAGCGAGTCCCGCAACGTCTTGACGGTGTCGGCGGGCTCGCCCTTGGTGGAGATCGGGATGAAGACCTCGGCGGCCTTGCCGTCCTTGGAGCCGATGACCGGCGAGAACGCCGATGCGAAGCCTTCTTTGCCCTGCAGACGCTGGGTCTGCTCGGTGAGGTAGGCGCGGTCGGCGGCGGTGATCCCCGAATCGCGGACAGCGATCACTATCGCCGGGATCTCGGTGGTGTCCTGGAACCGGGACAGTTGATCGTTGACCTGGGTCGACTCTGCCGAGGCCGGCAGGAACGCGGTGTTGTCGTTGGTCGAGACCGAGGCGAGCTTCCCGGCGAACGGCCCGAGCCCCCCGCCGATGATCAGCCACACCAGGATCAGCAGGGCCGGGATCAGCCAGCGCAGAAACGAGCGCCGGGAAGGTCGAGAGTCGGGCATTTCCGAACTGGCCATGCGGTCATCCTTTCACGAGTCCGGAAGCCATTCGGTGCCGCGGCGGGATCGGAGGGGTCCTGGTGCCCGGCGAACCGTCCGCGTCGGTACTTGCGTACCGATCGCGGTGGGGACGACGCCGGTTGTTGTGTAGATGTTGTGCGGCGGAACCTATCTCACGAAATCCATGCCGAGGCGTGCATGGATGGACGACGATGGCGACCGGGGCATCTGACTGTGCCGAGAAAGGGGCAGAACCATGAAGACCAAGGGCGCGATCCTGCGCGAACCCGGACAACCGTGGCAGATCGAGGAGATCGAGGTCGGCGACCCGGTCGCCGGCGAGGTCCAGGTGCGCTTGGCCGCGTCCGGGCTGTGCCATTCCGACCACCACCTGCGCACTGGCGACAGCCCGGCACCGATGCCGGTGCTCGGCGGACACGAGGGCGCTGGGGTGGTCACCAAGGTCGGTCCGGGTGTGAC
Encoded proteins:
- a CDS encoding MMPL family transporter; the encoded protein is MASSEMPDSRPSRRSFLRWLIPALLILVWLIIGGGLGPFAGKLASVSTNDNTAFLPASAESTQVNDQLSRFQDTTEIPAIVIAVRDSGITAADRAYLTEQTQRLQGKEGFASAFSPVIGSKDGKAAEVFIPISTKGEPADTVKTLRDSLANPPNGLEVKVTGPAGQVADLGEAFAGIDGLLLLVAGAVVVLILVVVYRSPILPFVVLISAVFALGLASGAVYFAADQGWLELNGQSQGILFILVFGAATDYALLLVSRFREELMHTADKYTALRRAWRATIEPVSASAGTVILGVLCLLFSDLNSNRSLGPVAALGIVASFLASMTFLPAALALLGGAAFWPLRPHLVETAEPGNTDPDSDSDNTKSGATNADFDDATSNTHRFWYTIAQWVATRPRTVWIATLILLVIGASFAPMFKADGIAQTDFFLGDVDSVAGAQLQAQHFDAGAGTPTWILTRADRADEVVAATRGVDGVAQVSVLSSNGAPVVRDGEVAVEATLSDNAESLAAQDTVDRIRTEVHAISGADARVGGTTAVDLDTRTTAIHDRNLIIPIVLIVVLAVLILLLRSILAPVLLLATTVLSFATTLGVAALLFNGPFGFPGADPVVPLFAFVFLVALGIDYNIFLMTRVREESIRHGTRAGIIRGLTSTGGVITSAGVVLAATFAALAVIPLLFLAQVAFLVAFGVLVDTLIVRTLLVPALSLDIGSRIWWPSSLFRKRSEPDKDSDDSIITGTSATGGSVS